A genomic region of Trifolium pratense cultivar HEN17-A07 linkage group LG3, ARS_RC_1.1, whole genome shotgun sequence contains the following coding sequences:
- the LOC123913303 gene encoding MADS-box protein FBP24-like encodes MGRGRISMELIQREKSRKITFQKRKSGLLKKVNEFAILCDVDVCVILYAPNFEGQGYAEPETWPKEKRDVQKILQKYYNTTMDRRHKIYDVQEYFKERMKKVEFDISKVRKEMLKIMYPTWDESFDTLREEQMRSFASILDAKLEACNQKMNMLKGDVKGKTIAHESYKVDKPNTSYLTSTPNSYINLMQNNMSQAQIYPPMMNIGDKNPLGFWPLQLGQSSQPSSSTLSSAQGSYQVESDEGRYTQSYPGKQVDNNWAKWVSHVDPNIFLDPKTDTQKKDEAENGENLSPYSNIYNGNPMTMQSYPIGMHTLPFQNLPNLPPQGYQLNGFYDMDMLQAHMFNNYMDGRK; translated from the coding sequence ATGGGTCGCGGAAGAATATCAATGGAACTCATTCAAAGGGAAAAATCAAGAAAGATAACATTTCAAAAGAGAAAGAGTGGATTACTAAAAAAAGTGAATGAATTTGCCATTCTTTGTGATGTTGATGTTTGTGTAATTCTCTATGCTCCCAATTTTGAAGGTCAAGGATATGCTGAACCTGAAACATGGCCTAAAGAAAAAAGAGACGTACaaaaaattcttcaaaagtACTACAACACAACAATGGATCGGCGTCATAAGATCTATGATGTTCAAGAGTATTTCAAAGAAAGGATGAAAAAAGTCGAATTTGACATTTCCAAAGTGCGCAAAGAGATGTTAAAGATTATGTATCCAACTTGGGATGAATCTTTCGACACTCTTAGAGAGGAACAAATGAGGTCATTTGCTAGCATATTGGATGCTAAGCTTGAGGCTTGTAATCAAAAGATGAATATGCTCAAAGGAGATGTTAAAGGAAAAACAATAGCTCATGAATCATACAAGGTTGATAAACCTAATACTTCCTATTTGACATCAACTCCAAATAGCTACATCAATCTCATGCAAAACAACATGTCTCAAGCACAAATTTACCCTCCAATGATGAATATTGGTGACAAAAACCCCTTAGGGTTTTGGCCACTTCAATTGGGACAAAGCTCTCAACCTTCTTCTTCGACACTTTCGAGTGCACAAGGTTCCTACCAAGTGGAGTCTGATGAGGGTAGATATACACAATCTTACCCCGGCAAGCAAGTCGATAATAATTGGGCTAAATGGGTCAGTCATGTTGATCCTAATATTTTCTTGGATCCGAAAACCGATACGCAAAAGAAGGATGAAGCTGAAAATGGTGAAAATTTATCACCATACTCTAATATTTACAATGGAAATCCAATGACAATGCAATCATATCCTATTGGTATGCATACTCTTCCTTTCCAAAATCTTCCAAACCTACCACCACAAGGATATCAACTTAATGGATTCTATGATATGGATATGCTTCAAGCTCATATGTTCAACAACTACATGGATGGAAGGAAGTAG
- the LOC123913300 gene encoding uncharacterized protein LOC123913300, which produces MMKSEINMLGVNNHVMKGKRQSKKNKKEVKVTYISSPMKVKTSASNFRALVQELTGQDSNVADMFVEVNAEGFHVDDVQNNQKSSSQQWSSDNNSSEGFMPENSTWMKFGDDYNFRSSMESLNGQLEYDFLSFDMIQI; this is translated from the coding sequence atgatGAAAAGTGAGATAAACATGCTTGGTGTTAACAACCATGTGATGAAGGGGAAAAGACAGagcaaaaagaacaaaaaagagGTAAAAGTTACTTATATTTCAAGTCCTATGAAAGTGAAGACAAGTGCTTCAAATTTTAGAGCACTTGTGCAAGAACTCACTGGTCAAGATTCTAATGTTGCTGATATGTTTGTGGAAGTTAATGCTGAAGGTTTTCATGTTGATGATGTTCAAAATAACCAAAAAAGTTCATCTCAACAATGGAGTAGTGATAATAATTCAAGTGAAGGTTTTATGCCTGAGAATTCTACTTGGATGAAATTTGGTGACGATTATAATTTTAGATCTTCAATGGAATCATTGAATGGACAACTTGAATatgattttttgagttttgatatGATTCAGATATAG
- the LOC123913301 gene encoding putative disease resistance RPP13-like protein 1, with protein sequence MASVVAEAFLSAFVEVLLEKIISTEFVNYFRSKKLDVSLLEKLKLTLLSLQAVLNDAEEKQITNPSVKQWLDNLRDVIFEADDLLDKINTEALRSKVNKVRNMNILSSSFKQSYGLINFDIQRLFERLEQFARKGHLLGLKEGASCGVWNGTPTSSVVDESAIYGRDGDRKKLKEFLLRTSDDGDKIGVISIVGMGGVGKTTLAKLLYNDPEVKEKFDLKGWAYISKDFDIVRVTKTLLESVTFKTIDTDNLNTMHSEFVASKRTDTSDLNTLQVQLQQSLCHKIFLLVLDDMWDGSYVDWNNLKDIFNAGKMGSKIIITTRDERVALFTHTFLPIHYLTPLQSDECWSLLSKHAFGASNYKLRSNLQVVGKEIAKKCDGLPLAAVALGGLLRTKLSRDDWNDVLRSNIWNLPNVGVQPTLLSSYHYLPAPLKRCFAYCSIFPKKSILQKNMVVQLWIAEGLVHKSKRQKSWEKVGEEYFDELVSRSLISRRYVDGEEWYEMHDLINDLATMVSSPYCMKLDEHELNDKVRHLSYNRRKYDSYKKFDKLYGLKGLRTFLALPLQEPEGLLYSISDRVVHDLLPSMKQLRVLSLSNYRSITELPNSMGNLICLRYLNLSNTDIERLPSVTCNLYNLQTLLLFGCRCLIELPEHMGKLVNLRHLDIRGTQLKEIPVQIVRLQNLQTLSDFAISNHRNGLKAIELEKLPHLKGNLSISKLQNITDPFDAFEANLKMKEQIDNLELQWTPHDSNGSTSRCSQIEALVLEQLQPSTNLKNLTIKGYGGTSFPIWLGDSLFSNMVYLSISGCDHCSLLPPLGQLHGLKKLSIASMKSVKSIGSEFYGSNSCLSFQPFPSLETLDFDEMPNWEEWNLIGGEAIEFPRLRNLSMEACPKLKGNMPRNLLSLTALELRACDLLLESRRSDDQIIQSIWSPLNSLRQLTLVGFPSLLSFPRDGLPKTLQALTIHDCENLEFLPCESLHNYSSLEDITIFYSCNSMTSFTLGSLPVLKNLHLSGCKNLKSVFIAAEDASESLSFIQSITIWHCDELESFSLGGSSAPNLIRFEVCWCKKLHSLPEPINTFPYLQELRIVDLPNLQLFAKEGLPINLGELTVGGILCNTEITKWGLERLTCLSELHIWGDDIMNALVKMEIPLLPASVISLYISLLYDIKCFDGKWLRHLTSLQNLEFSFCDNLKSLPEQGLPSSLSVLGISHCKLLEASLRKKRGKEWRKIALIPCIVINNKIIT encoded by the coding sequence ATGGCAAGTGTTGTTGCAGAAGCATTCCTATCAGCTTTTGTAGAAGTGTTGCTGGAAAAGATAATTTCGACCGAGTTTGTGAACTACTTTCGGAGCAAGAAACTTGATGTTTCACTCTTGGAAAAGCTAAAATTAACATTGTTGAGTCTTCAAGCTGTACTaaatgatgctgaggagaaacaAATCACCAATCCTTCTGTCAAGCAATGGCTTGATAACCTGCGAGATGTCATCTTTGAAGCTGATGATTTATTAGACAAAATCAATACTGAGGCATTAAGAAGCAAAGTGAATAAGGTAAGGAACATGAACATCCTTTCCTCTAGTTTCAAACAGTCTTATGGATTGATCAATTTCGATATTCAAAGATTGTTCGAACGATTAGAACAGTTTGCACGGAAAGGACACTTACTTGGACTGAAAGAAGGTGCTTCTTGCGGTGTTTGGAATGGAACTCCTACAAGTTCTGTGGTAGATGAATCTGCTATTTATGGCAGAGATGGTGACAGAAAAAAACTTAAAGAATTTTTGCTGCGTACTAGTGATGATGGCGACAAAATAGGAGTGATTTCCATTGTGGGAATGGGAGGGGTGGGTAAAACGACTCTTGCTAAACTTCTTTACAATGATCCAGAAGTAAAGGAGAAATTTGATTTAAAAGGGTGGGCATATATCTCAAAAGATTTTGATATTGTCCGAGTCACTAAAACCCTTCTTGAATCTGTAACTTTTAAAACAATTGATACCGATAACTTGAATACCATGCATTCTGAATTTGTAGCATCAAAAAGAACTGATACTAGTGACTTGAATACTCTACAAGTGCAATTGCAGCAAAGTTTATGCCATAAGATTTTTTTGCTAGTATTGGATGACATGTGGGATGGAAGCTATGTGGATTGGAACAATCTCAAGGACATCTTTAATGCTGGGAAAATGGGAAGTAAGATCATCATCACAACACGAGATGAAAGAGTTGCACTATTTACCCACACATTTCTTCCTATCCACTATTTGACACCCCTGCAAAGTGATGAATGTTGGTCTTTACTTTCAAAACATGCATTTGGAGCAAGTAACTACAAGCTTCGGTCCAATCTACAAGTAGTTGGGAAAGAAATTGCCAAAAAATGTGATGGTTTACCATTAGCCGCAGTAGCACTTGGGGGTCTTCTCCGCACCAAACTGTCACGAGATGACTGGAATGATGTACTAAGAAGTAACATTTGGAATTTGCCAAATGTTGGGGTGCAGCCGACTCTTTTATCTAGCTATCATTATCTTCCGGCTCCTTTAAAAAGATGCTTTgcttattgttcaatttttccaaAGAAATCCATCTTGCAAAAAAACATGGTAGTTCAGTTGTGGATTGCAGAAGGCTTAGTACATAAGTCCAAAAGACAGAAGAGTTGGGAAAAAGTAGGAGAAGAATACTTTGATGAACTAGTGTCAAGGTCACTGATAAGTAGGCGGTATGTTGATGGAGAAGAATGGTATGAAATGCATGATCTCATAAATGATTTAGCTACAATGGTTTCATCTCCGTATTGTATGAAGTTAGACGAACATGAACTAAATGATAAGGTACGTCATTTGTCATACAATAGAAGGAAATATGACTCGtacaaaaaatttgataaattatATGGACTTAAAGGTCTACGTACCTTCTTGGCCTTGCCATTACAAGAACCGGAGGGGTTACTCTATTCCATATCGGACAGGGTAGTACATGATTTGTTGCCTTCAATGAAACAGTTGCGCGTGTTGTCGTTGTCAAATTACAGGAGTATCACCGAGTTGCCCAACTCTATGGGAAATTTGATATGTCTGCGATACTTAAATCTTTCTAACACTGATATTGAAAGGCTTCCATCTGTAACATGCAACCTCTACAATCTGCAGACCTTGTTGTTGTTTGGTTGTCGGTGTCTCATTGAATTGCCCGAGCACATGGGAAAATTGGTTAATCTACGCCACCTTGACATCAGAGGTACACAACTGAAGGAGATTCCAGTACAAATAGTCAGACTACAAAATCTTCAAACTTTGTCTGATTTTGCAATTAGCAATCATCGTAATGGATTGAAGGCTATAGAGTTGGAAAAATTACCCCATCTAAAGGGAAACCTTTCCATTTCAAAGCTACAAAATATTACCGATCCCTTTGATGCATTTGAAGCAAATTTGAAGATGAAAGAACAAATTGACAACTTGGAACTGCAGTGGACTCCACATGACAGCAACGGCTCTACTAGTCGATGTTCACAAATTGAAGCTCTTgtacttgaacaacttcaaccCTCAACAAATTTGAAGAATCTCACCATCAAAGGTTATGGTGGAACAAGCTTTCCGATTTGGTTGGGTGATTCATTATTTAGCAACATGGTGTATTTGAGCATAAGCGGTTGTGATCATTGTTCATTGCTTCCACCGCTTGGACAATTACATGGTTTGAAAAAACTCAGTATTGCTAGTATGAAATCAGTAAAGAGCATTGGTTCTGAATTCTATGGAAGTAATAGTTGTCTTTCATTTCAACCATTTCCTTCCTTGGAGACTCTAGACTTTGACGAGATGCCCAACTGGGAGGAATGGAACTTGATTGGAGGTGAAGCAATAGAGTTTCCTAGACTAAGAAATCTGTCAATGGAAGCATGTCCTAAACTCAAAGGAAATATGCCTCGCAACCTTCTTTCGTTAACAGCACTTGAGTTAAGGGCGTGTGATCTGCTTCTGGAGTCAAGGCGATCAGATGATCAAATCATCCAATCAATATGGTCTCCTCTTAATTCTCTTCGGCAATTGACCTTAGTCGGCTTTCCTTCTCTATTATCTTTTCCAAGAGACGGTCTACCCAAAACCTTACAAGCTCTCACTATTCATGATTGTGAGAATCTAGAATTCCTTCCCTGTGAATCCTTGCACAATTACTCATCACTTGAGGACATAACAATATTTTATAGTTGTAACTCAATGACATCTTTTACCTTGGGCTCTCTCCCTGTCTTAAAAAATCTTCATCTATCCGGTTGTAAAAATCTTAAATCAGTTTTCATTGCAGCAGAAGATGCTTCAGAAAGTCTCTCGTTTATTCAAAGTATCACAATATGGCATTGTGATGAACTGGAATCATTTTCCCTTGGTGGTTCGTCCGCTCCTAACCTCATCCGTTTCGAGGTGTGTTGGTGTAAGAAGCTTCATTCACTTCCAGAACCAATTAACACCTTCCCTTACTTACAGGAATTAAGAATAGTTGACCTTCCAAATCTACAACTTTTTGCCAAAGAGGGTTTGCCTATCAATTTAGGAGAACTGACTGTTGGAGGGATTTTGTGCAATACAGAGATTACTAAGTGGGGTTTGGAACGTCTCACTTGTCTCTCCGAGTTGCACATTTGGGGTGATGACATCATGAACGCGTTGGTGAAAATGGAAATTCCATTGCTACCTGCTTCTGTCATTTCCTTATACATCTCTTTACTATATGACATTAAATGCTTTGATGGAAAGTGGCTTCGCCATCTCACCTCTCTCCAAAACCTTGAGTTTTCATTCTGTGACAACCTCAAGTCGTTGCCAGAACAAGGATTGCCTTCCTCTCTCTCTGTACTCGGTATCTCGCACTGTAAATTACTTGAAGCCAGTTTGCGAAAGAAGCGAGGGAAAGAGTGGCGCAAGATTGCTCTTATTCCCTGCATagttatcaacaacaaaataatcacATGA
- the LOC123913302 gene encoding probable protein arginine N-methyltransferase 3: MPSKTNQNEKELKSPYKVEEEEEDDDEEVEEEVWDDWEGDEGDSEFICLFCDSNFTSSTSLFQHCSSIHHFDFHAVTNSLQLDFYASFKLINYIRFQVAESRCWSCGLACQSKHDLQNHLHDVTDFNSIKPLWDDDRYLKPFMQDDSLLYNFGEFEEGEDEQSSVMDEDLVRDLKNAIYGDDQDAVKKLVVNETASVSDDHSSLPSSSDKELVNGKDSRGCISSIDKDPEEGSLTGNPQNHIVTHIRKVNESYFGSYSSFGIHREMLSDKARMDAYGQAILKNPSLLNGAVVMDVGCGTGILSLFSAQAGASRVIAIEASAKMAAVATQVAKNNGLLLSKSETRVNGNNKGVVEVVNGMVEEIDKIVEIQPHSVDVLLSEWMGYCLLYESMLGSVLYARDRYLKPGGAILPDTATIFVAGFGKGGTSLPFWENVCDFDMSCIGEELVTDAARYPIVDVIDHQDLVTGSTILQTFDLATMKPHEVDFTATASLEPKLSASEDEKTHLNSKTCCLCYGVVLWFDTGFTTRFCQETPTVLSTSPYTLKTHWSQTILTFREPIAIGLGKENGINSETVGTEGYPAVKIDLRISIVRSTEHRTIDISMEATGVAPDGRRRSWPAQLFSLQ; the protein is encoded by the exons ATGCCTTCCAAAACTAACCAAAACGAAAAAGAACTAAAATCACCGTAcaaagtagaagaagaagaagaagacgatgacgaagaagtagaagaagaagtatGGGATGATTGGGAAGGAGATGAAGGAGATTCTGAATTCATCTGTCTTTTCTGTGATTCCAATTTCACTTCTTCCACTTCTTTGTTCCAACATTGTTCTTCAATTCACCACTTTGATTTTCATGCTGTTACAAATTCTCTTCAATTGGATTTCTATGCTTCCTTCAAGCTCATCAATTACATTCGTTTTCAG GTGGCGGAGAGCAGATGTTGGAGTTGTGGGTTAGCTTGTCAGTCCAAACATGATTTGCAGAATCACTTGCATGATGTAACTGACTTCAATAGTATTAAGCCTTTGTGGGATGATGATAGATATCTAAAACCTTTCATGCAAGATGATTCATTACTGTACAACTTTGGTGAATTTGAAGAAGGTGAAGATGAACAAAGTTCAGTCATGGATGAAGATCTTGTGAGGGATTTGAAGAATGCAATTTACGGTGATGATCAAGATGCAGTGAAAAAATTGGTAGTCAATGAGACAGCTTCTGTTTCAGATGACCATTCAAGTTTGCCTAGCTCTTCAGATAAGGAACTTGTTAATGGGAAGGACTCAAGAGGATGTATTTCGTCAATTGATAAGGATCCAGAAGAAGGGTCTTTGACGGGTAATCCTCAGAATCACATTGTAACACATATTAGGAAGGTCAATGAAAGTTATTTTGGATCTTACAGTTCATTTGGCATTCATCGAGAGATGTTAAGTGATAAG GCTAGAATGGACGCTTATGGCCAAGCAATTTTGAAGAATCCCTCTCTGCTAAATGGCGCTGTGGTTATGGATGTAGGTTGTGGAACTGGCATCCTCAG CCTTTTTTCAGCTCAAGCAGGGGCTTCAAGGGTCATTGCAATTGAGGCTAGTGCCAAGATGGCAGCAGTGGCAACTCAG GTTGCAAAAAATAATGGTCTCTTGCTGAGTAAAAGCGAAACTAGAGTCAATGGCAACAACAAAGGAGTTGTAGAAGTGGTTAATGGCATGGTTGAAGAAATTGACAAAATTGTTGAAATTCAACCTCACAGTGTTGATGTATTGTTAAGTGAATGGATGGGGTATTGCTTGCTGTATGAATCCATGCTTGGTTCAGTGCTTTATGCACGTGACCGGTATTTGAAGCCTGGGGGTGCTATTCTTCCCGACACAGCAACTATT TTTGTTGCAGGATTTGGAAAAGGAGGTACAAGTCTTCCATTTTGGGAGAATGTGTGTGATTTTGACATGTCTTGCATTGGGGAGGAGCTTGTCACAGATGCTGCCCGATATCCTATAGTTGATGTCATAGACCATCAAGATTTAGTTACCGGTTCTACTATTCTTCAG ACCTTTGACTTGGCTACCATGAAGCCCCATGAAGTGGATTTCACTGCAACAGCTTCTTTGGAACCAAAATTGAGTGCTTCAGAAGATGAAAAAACACATTTGAATTCTAAAACATGCTGCTTGTGCTATGGAGTTGTCTTATGGTTTGATACTGGATTTACAACTAGATTCTGCCAGGAAACACCAACTGTGCTGTCAACATCCCCGTACACTCTGAAAACACATTGGTCACAGACAATATTAACCTTTCGGGAACCGATTGCCATTGGATTAGGCAAAGAAAACGGGATAAATTCGGAAACGGTTGGCACTGAAGGCTACCCTGCCGTGAAGATTGATTTGCGTATCAGCATTGTCCGTTCTACTGAGCATCGTACTATCGACATTTCCATGGAAGCTACTGGTGTTGCTCCCGATGGTCGGAGACGCAGCTGGCCAGCTCAACTTTTTTCATTGCAGTAG